The Impatiens glandulifera chromosome 3, dImpGla2.1, whole genome shotgun sequence genome contains a region encoding:
- the LOC124931633 gene encoding Golgi SNAP receptor complex member 1-1-like yields the protein MDPLTSWDSLRKQARNIEAQLDEQMHAYRKLVSTKADDTLDNDLEPTINQLLQQLQQVISQMNSWVSSGGSEVLSHTLTRHQEILQDLRQEFNRLRSSLRAKKEHASLLDDFREFDWTGLDLEDNGGSYEQQSLLKEHANISRSTGQMDSVISQAHETMKTLVYQRSTFGGINSKLSNVSSRLPTVNNIISSIKKKKSMDTIILSLIASVCTFLILIYWLTK from the exons ATGGATCCGCTTACTTCTTGGGACTCCTTGAGGAAACAG GCGAGAAACATTGAAGCACAGTTGGATGAACAAATGCATGCTTATCGTAAATTAGTATCCACAAAAGCTGATGATACATTGGATAACGATCTTGAGCCTACGATAAATCAGTTATTGCAACAACTTCAACAAGTAATATCGCAGATGAATTCTTGGGTGTCATCGGGAGGTTCTGAAGTATTATCTCACACATTGACTCGTCATCAAGAGATTCTTCAAGATCTTAGGCAG GAATTTAATCGACTCCGATCTAGTCTTCGAGCAAAGAAGGAGCATGCTTCGTTGCTGGACGATTTCAGGGAGTTTGATTGGACGGGATTAGATCTGGAAGACAATGGTGGATCATATGAGCAGCAGAGTCTTCTTAAGGAACATGCAAACATCAGTAGAAGCACAGGACAG ATGGATTCTGTGATTTCACAAGCTCATGAAACAATGAAAACACTTGTGTATCAACGTTCAACATTTGGAGGCATCAATTCAAAGCTCAGCAATGTCAGTAGCCGCCTCCCAACG GTGAATAACAttatttcttctataaaaaagaagaagtccATGGATACCATTATCCTGTCTTTGATAGCTTCAGTCTGCACCTTCCTCATATTGATTTATTGGTTAACCAAATAG
- the LOC124931076 gene encoding deSI-like protein At4g17486 gives MLCRMISRKTKQGKIPVYLNVYDLTPINGYAYWFGLGVYHSGVQVNGVEYAFGAHERPTTGIFEVEPKKCPGFTFRKSILIGKTDMDPKEVRSLMEKLADEYSGNTYHLITKNCNHFCNDACLRLTERPIPNWVNRLARLGFFCNCVLPAGLNETKVRQVRSEDKALEKKKLRSHSTRFISLPSPGASLSHSPSASTTSTRGTKQRSDTRTSSLKN, from the exons ATGCTGTGCAGAATGATATCGAGGAAGACGAAGCAAGGCAAAATTCCGGTTTATCTTAATGTTTACGATCTAACTCCTATCAATGGCTACGCTTACTGGTTTGGTCTCGGCGTTTACCATTCCGGCGTACAAG TGAATGGAGTTGAATACGCCTTTGGTGCTCATGAACGTCCTACAACTGGAATATTTGAAGTAGAACCAAAGAAATGCCCTGGTTTTACATTCAGAAAGTCGATTTTGATTGGAAAGACAGACATGGATCCTAAAGAGGTGCGTTCACTAATGGAGAAACTTGCAGATGAGTATTCAGGAAACACCTATCATCTTATCACCAAGAATTGTAACCACTTCTGCAATGATGCATGTCTCCGGTTGACAGAAAGACCAATTCCTAATTGGGTTAATCGACTTGCTCGTCTAG GTTTCTTTTGCAATTGTGTTCTTCCTGCTGGTTTGAATGAGACTAAGGTGCGGCAAGTCAGATCAGAAGACAAGGCGTtggaaaagaagaagttgaggaGCCATTCGACGCGTTTCATATCTTTGCCTAGTCCTGGAGCTTCACTGTCACATTCTCCTTCTGCTTCAACAACATCTACAAGAGGTACCAAACAAAGATCTGATACTCGTACTTCTTCTCTAAAGAACTAG
- the LOC124932837 gene encoding norbelladine synthase-like translates to MMGRVQEEIEVNVGADQAWKLYGSLELPNLLKEKLKNIILTLNIQGDGGVGTIIELVLQPGIMGFSSYKEKYTKVDDENRVKETEVVEGGYLDSGFNLYRVRLEVIEKSKSSCITRATIEYDLKEEFAANASAVNIQPLVLVMQAAADHLLAQNP, encoded by the exons ATGATGGGAAGAGTCCAAGAGGAGATTGAAGTGAACGTTGGAGCAGATCAAGCATGGAAATTGTATGGCTCGCTTGAGCTTCCAAATCTTTTGAAAGAAAAACTGAAAAACATCATCCTAACATTAAACATTCAAGGTGATGGAGGTGTCGGCACCATCATCGAACTCGTGCTTCAACCAG GGATAATGGGATTTAGTTCATACAAGGAGAAATACACTAAGGTTGATGATGAGAATCGAGTTAAAGAAACTGAGGTTGTGGAAGGAGGATATTTGGATAGCGGGTTCAATCTCTATCGAGTAAGGCTCGAAGTGATCGAGAAAAGCAAGAGCAGTTGTATAACGAGAGCCACTATAGAGTATGATTTAAAGGAAGAGTTTGCAGCCAATGCTTCAGCAGTAAACATTCAGCCTTTGGTCTTGGTCATGCAAGCTGCTGCAGATCATCTCCTTGCCCAAAACccataa
- the LOC124928752 gene encoding 3-ketoacyl-CoA synthase 10-like, whose amino-acid sequence MAEEQINPLSIFIGRVKRQFSDIIKSSGNLKYDNLWIYLATIPVLVLVITNIGNLWRNNGTTNYDLASLLSFFVVFVFILYYTYLISRPRSIYLIDFACYKPNDDLKVTKDEFIELIRRSGKFDKESLEFQKRILGSSGIGEETYVPKSIGSCENIATMKEGRAEASEVIFGALDELFEKTPINPKDVGILIVNCSIFNPTPSLSSMIINHYKMRGNILSFNLGGMGCSAAIISLDLARDMLQANPNFYAVVVSTEMVAYNWYPGQNRSMLIPNCFFRMGCSAVLLSNRFRDYPRAKYRLEHIVRTHKGADDLAFRSVYQEEDDEERLKGLKVSKYVMKIGGDALKTNTTTLGHLVLPFSERLLFYATLIRQYLSGAMVSSKKTNFKPYIPNYKLAFDHFCMHASSKTALNELQRKLELTERNMEASRATMHRFGNTSSSSIWYVLAYLEAKDRVCKGDRVWQLAFGSGFKCNSVVWRAIQGVNGPATSSNNPWIGSIESYPAAMN is encoded by the exons ATGGCGGAGGAACAAATTAATCCCTTGTCCATTTTCATCGGAAGGGTCAAGAGACAGTTTTCGGACATCATCAAGTCGTCGGGAAACCTCAAATATGACAACCTTTGGATATACCTAGCAACAATTCCGGTTTTGGTTCTTGTTATTACCAATATCGGAAATCTATGGAGGAACAACGGTACCACAAACTACGATCTTGCCTCTTTGCTCTCCTTCTTTGTTGTCTTTGTCTTCATTCTCTACTACACATACTTAATATCGCGTCCCCGTTCTATCTATCTCATCGATTTCGCTTGTTACAAACCAAATGATGATCTTAAg GTGACAAAGGATGAGTTCATAGAGCTTATAAGAAGGTCGGGAAAATTCGACAAAGAGTCTCTAGAATTTCAGAAAAGGATCCTTGGGTCTTCCGGTATTGGAGAAGAAACGTACGTCCCGAAATCTATCGGCTCTTGCGAGAATATCGCGACGATGAAAGAAGGACGAGCCGAGGCTTCAGAGGTGATATTTGGAGCCCTAGATGAGCTCTTCGAAAAGACACCAATCAACCCGAAGGATGTAGGAATCCTCATTGTGAACTGCAGTATCTTCAACCCCACACCTTCCTTATCATCCATGATAATTAACCATTATAAGATGAGAGGTAACATTCTCAGCTTCAATTTGGGTGGAATGGGTTGTAGTGCTGCCATCATTTCTTTGGACTTGGCTCGAGACATGCTCCAAGCAAACCCTAATTTTTATGCTGTGGTGGTCAGCACTGAAATGGTGGCTTACAATTGGTACCCGGGCCAAAACCGATCCATGCTCATCCCTAACTGTTTCTTTCGAATGGGCTGCTCGGCCGTTTTACTTTCCAACCGTTTTCGTGACTACCCTCGGGCAAAGTATCGCCTTGAGCACATTGTTCGCACCCATAAAGGTGCGGACGACCTAGCCTTTAG GAGTGTGTACcaagaagaggatgatgaggAAAGACTCAAAGGATTAAAAGTGAGCAAATATGTCATGAAAATAGGAGGAGATGCCCTAAAGACAAACACCACCACCCTCGGACACCTCGTTCTCCCATTTTCGGAGCGACTCCTCTTCTATGCCACCCTTATCCGACAATATTTGTCCGGAGCCATGGTGTCATCCAAGAAAACCAATTTTAAGCCCTACATCCCTAACTATAAGCTGGCTTTCGATCATTTCTGTATGCATGCATCTAGCAAGACTGCGCTCAACGAATTGCAGAGGAAGCTCGAGCTGACCGAGAGGAATATGGAGGCGTCGAGAGCCACAATGCATCGGTTTGGAAACACTTCGAGTAGCAGCATATGGTATGTGTTGGCTTACTTGGAGGCCAAGGATAGGGTTTGTAAGGGAGACCGTGTTTGGCAGTTGGCATTCGGGTCTGGATTCAAGTGTAACAGTGTTGTTTGGCGGGCAATACAAGGAGTGAATGGACCGGCCACTTCGAGCAACAATCCGTGGATCGGGTCAATAGAGAGCTACCCGGCTGCTATGAACTAA
- the LOC124929105 gene encoding polyadenylate-binding protein-interacting protein 7-like, whose product MNLSTKKGTIMSDKIGTTSSVKPLNPNAAAFVPFALRSSTESSNKADILSSQTLGKSVIDRSESLISNISDDEIHQYWRQQLPDDITPDFEIMGQDEHHGINNLPFANLCLQENQDLALKEQVELPLSGTVGNNFASKMRYSVPYGEDVSSTNFIHLPNKPWDDSVLKNDQLLTSSIEGSLYNGSSVADALDEHSMVEHPNLNPFELMAMRFPGFSAESLGDVYIANGCDLDLTIDMLTQLELQVDSSSFNPNQNSKALSTPNFNGLDFPALPVSDNQNGAGRYFGEDLHQPFSPYKSTSKDNLLSFTTSSTIQPRGAVDFASAVRKMASRESNIRKYDRNGSPVASTTVGSSRSSNLLGSSFSNVQTRGISGDGFQSRTSSRAAPSWLETGEAVANMYSEMREEARDHARVRNAYFEQARQAYLIGNKALAKELSVKGQLHNMHMKAAHGKAQESIYRQRNPEIQGNGGRVEERIIDLHGLHVNEAIPVLKRELAQLRAAARSEDQRVQVYICVGTGHHTRGSRTPARLPIAVQRYLLEEESLDYSEPQPGLLRVVVR is encoded by the exons ATGAACTTGTCTACTAAAAAAGGGACCATTATGAGTGATAAGATAGGTACTACAAGCAGCGTCAAACCTTTGAACCCAAATGCTGCAGCATTTGTCCCATTTGCTCTCAGATCATCGACTGAAAGCTCCAACAAAGCTGATATCCTTTCAAGCCAGACATTGGGAAAATCCGTTATTGATAGATCCGAGTCATTGATATCCAATATCTCTGACGACGAAATTCACCAATATTGGCGTCAACAGCTTCCAGATGATATTACACCTGATTTTGAGATCATGGGCCAAGACGAGCATCACGGGATTAACAACCTTCCTTTTGCGAATTTATGCTTGCAAGAGAATCAAGACCTTGCTTTGAAAGAGCAGGTTGAATTACCATTAAGTGGTACTGTGGGCAACAACTTTGCCAGTAAAATGAGGTATTCCGTGCCTTATGGGGAAGATGTTTCTTCTACTAACTTCATCCATTTGCCAAATAAACCATGGGATGATTCTGTCCTGAAAAATGACCAGCTTCTTACCTCCTCTATTGAGGGTTCTCTCTACAATGGGAGTTCTGTAGCCGATGCCCTGGATGAACATTCTATGGTGGAACACCCAAACCTTAATCCTTTTGAGCTTATGGCTATGCGATTTCCTGGTTTTTCCGCAGAGAGCCTTGGGGATGTCTATATTGCTAATGGATGCGATTTGGACCTGACAATTGATATGCTTACTCAACTAGAG TTGCAAGTTGATAGCAGCAGCTTTAATCCGAATCAGAACTCAAAGGCCTTGTCAACTCCAAATTTCAATGGACTGGATTTTCCTGCACTTCCGGTGTCTGATAATCAAAATGGTGCGGGAAGATATTTTGGGGAAGATCTCCATCAACCATTTAGTCCTTATAAGTCAACCAGCAAGGATAATTTGCTCTCGTTCACGACTAGCTCAACAATTCAACCAAGAGGTGCAGTAGACTTTGCATCAGCAGTTAGGAAAATGGCATCCCGGGAATCTAATATAAGGAAATATGATAGAAATGGCTCACCTGTTGCTTCTACTACCGTGGGTTCAAGCAGAAGCTCAAATTTGTTGGGGAGTTCTTTTAGCAATGTGCAGACTAGGGGCATTAGTGGTGATGGGTTTCAAAGTCGAACTTCATCGCGAGCAGCCCCTTCATGGCTGGAAACTGGTGAAGCAGTCG CAAATATGTATTCTGAGATGCGGGAGGAAGCTCGTGATCATGCACGCGTACGTAATGCATACTTTGAACAG GCACGGCAGGCCTACCTAATTGGCAACAAGGCTTTAGCGAAAGAGTTGAGCGTAAAAGGACAACTACACAACATGCACATGAAAGCTGCCCATGGAAAAGCCCAAGAGTCTATTTACCGCCAGAG GAACCCTGAGATTCAGGGGAATGGTGGGAGAGTAGAAGAAAGAATAATAGACCTACACGGGCTTCATGTGAATGAGGCGATCCCTGTTCTAAAGAGGGAGCTGGCTCAACTGAGGGCTGCAGCTAGGTCTGAAGATCAACGGGTGCAGGTTTATATTTGTGTAGGGACAGGCCACCATACTAGGGGTTCACGCACCCCTGCTAGACTCCCAATTGCTGTACAGCGATATCTGCTCGAGGAGGAAAGCCTAGATTACTCTGAACCTCAGCCCGGTCTGCTCCGAGTAGTTGTGCGTTAA
- the LOC124931785 gene encoding G-protein coupled receptor 1-like has translation MEPMFQLYVWGTSLVTSTVTRSIGDHHEHLRGLGAWCLTQLGTRGKAVHLITFYIPFWGAILFNGITYFQVIRMLNNVARIAAGMSSRLYQPDWRPDMKFFQGCLKA, from the exons ATGGAACCAATGTTCCAACTGTATGTTTGGG GAACTTCACTAGTGACTAGTACGGTCACACGATCTATTGGTGATCATCATGAACATTTAAGAGGCCTTGGTGCCTGGTGTTTGACGCAACTGGGAACAAGAGGGAAG GCGGTTCacttaataacattttatatccCTTTCTGGGGTGCTATTCTTTTCAATGGGATTACATACTTCCAAGTCATACGCATGCTAAATAATGTTGCACGA ATTGCTGCTGGTATGTCAAGTAGGCTATACCAACCAGATTGGCGACCAGACATGAAG TTTTTTCAAGGTTGTTTGAAAGCTTGA